In Pedobacter sp. SL55, the following proteins share a genomic window:
- a CDS encoding TspO/MBR family protein, with protein sequence MTNKSPVSNALAFLICIAIPLAIGFFGSMFTMDSVKTWYTTINKPSFNPPNWIFAPVWTTLYLLMGIASFRVWKKRKTTEWFHWAVIIYIVQLLFNLMWSYIFFGLHQVGFAVIEILLLLLLIIVNAFIFYRFDKLAGWLFLPYFLWVSFATYLTYSIFVLN encoded by the coding sequence ATGACAAATAAAAGTCCTGTTTCTAACGCACTTGCATTTTTAATTTGCATTGCCATACCATTAGCTATTGGTTTTTTTGGCAGTATGTTTACTATGGATTCGGTAAAAACATGGTACACTACCATTAATAAACCTTCGTTTAATCCACCTAATTGGATATTTGCTCCTGTTTGGACAACGCTTTATTTATTAATGGGTATCGCCTCGTTTAGGGTATGGAAAAAACGTAAAACAACCGAATGGTTTCATTGGGCTGTGATTATTTATATCGTACAACTGTTGTTCAATTTAATGTGGTCGTACATTTTTTTTGGCTTACACCAAGTTGGATTTGCAGTTATAGAGATTTTGCTACTACTCTTACTGATCATCGTTAATGCTTTTATATTTTATCGCTTTGATAAATTGGCAGGTTGGTTATTTTTACCTTATTTTCTTTGGGTAAGCTTTGCCACATACCTTACTTACTCCATATTTGTACTTAATTAA
- a CDS encoding patatin-like phospholipase family protein, protein MLLKSLFITSLLVFTLQLSAQKVGLVFSGGGAKGLAHIGTLKALEENNIPIDYITGTSMGAIVGAMYAAGYTPQQIEKIALSSDFQNWVSGRYQSDYSFYFQKSAPNPSIVTAKMAIDTSLRLSFRPNLVNDIPLNFALLELFSQASAAAKDNFDNLLIPFRCMASDILSQKSIMVSKGSLTEAVRASMTVPLIYRPIKLDDKFVFDGGIYNNFPADVMQKEFKPDLIIGANVSSKTFNEYPKDDDRLLNRFLVYMFLAKSDSTLVGENGIYIAPNLADFSSTNFLPVEELIKKGYDATIAEIDHIKSKINRRVATSELERKRNEFNSKKAELIFNAISVTGVNSQQRKYIERLFKSDAETFDLSDIKRGYYKLVADEVFEAIYPKISYDAATDSYNFQIVAQPKKAVKIDFGGNISTRPISNVFLGVQYNYLNRRAYTFAANFYSGRFYESAQLSGRIDFPSKTPLFLGAEITYNHWNYYNTSKIFVENPSLTYIDQADRKIDIKFGMPLNRNARIILNTAFINNSDNYSPTQTFVVGDLLDRTVFNGFRANLSFEKNSLNRKQYATAGQNILLSINYTTGSENYSPGNIQVNSLGPQMAPAYSKNLRQWVQAKFSYENYFLKAKKYTLGYLAEVVASNQPLYSNYYSTLIAAPAFYPLQDSRSNFLENFRAYNYAAGGIKNIFNIQRKLDFRVEGYVFLPYQEFKKIGLQGVGFEKTLSTWRYAGTAGLVYQSPLGPISLSYNLYDEAKRKHGALLHIGYLIYNKRSLE, encoded by the coding sequence ATGCTCCTTAAAAGTCTATTTATCACATCATTACTAGTATTTACACTGCAACTTAGTGCGCAAAAAGTTGGGTTAGTTTTTAGTGGTGGCGGGGCAAAGGGCTTGGCACATATTGGCACGTTAAAAGCACTAGAAGAAAACAACATCCCAATAGATTACATTACTGGCACCTCTATGGGCGCTATTGTTGGCGCCATGTATGCTGCAGGTTATACACCCCAACAAATTGAAAAAATTGCGCTAAGTAGCGATTTTCAAAATTGGGTAAGTGGCCGCTACCAGAGTGATTACAGCTTTTATTTCCAAAAATCGGCACCAAACCCATCTATTGTAACCGCTAAAATGGCTATAGACACTAGCTTGAGACTTAGTTTTAGGCCAAATTTGGTTAACGATATCCCCTTAAACTTCGCCCTGCTCGAGCTTTTTTCGCAAGCATCGGCTGCTGCCAAAGATAATTTTGATAACCTATTGATTCCTTTTCGGTGTATGGCATCAGATATTTTATCGCAAAAAAGCATTATGGTAAGCAAAGGCAGTTTAACCGAAGCTGTTAGAGCCAGTATGACCGTTCCACTTATTTACAGACCTATAAAGCTAGACGATAAATTTGTTTTTGATGGCGGAATTTATAACAACTTCCCTGCCGATGTGATGCAAAAAGAGTTTAAACCAGATCTCATTATTGGTGCTAATGTTTCGTCTAAAACCTTTAATGAGTATCCTAAAGATGACGACAGGTTGTTAAATAGGTTTTTGGTTTATATGTTTCTTGCTAAATCAGATTCTACTTTAGTAGGCGAAAATGGCATTTACATCGCACCAAATTTAGCTGATTTTAGTTCTACCAATTTTTTACCCGTAGAAGAACTCATTAAAAAGGGTTATGATGCCACCATAGCTGAAATTGATCACATTAAAAGCAAGATTAATAGAAGAGTTGCAACAAGCGAACTGGAAAGAAAACGAAATGAATTTAACAGTAAGAAAGCAGAGCTTATTTTCAATGCCATTTCGGTAACGGGCGTTAACTCGCAACAGCGTAAGTATATAGAACGTCTTTTTAAAAGCGATGCCGAAACTTTTGATTTAAGCGACATTAAAAGGGGATATTACAAGCTGGTAGCCGATGAAGTTTTTGAAGCAATTTATCCTAAAATCTCTTACGATGCCGCTACCGATAGCTACAACTTCCAGATTGTTGCGCAGCCTAAAAAAGCTGTAAAAATAGATTTTGGAGGTAATATTTCTACACGCCCCATTAGTAATGTTTTTTTAGGTGTACAGTACAATTACCTTAACCGTAGGGCTTATACCTTTGCTGCTAATTTTTACTCCGGTCGTTTTTACGAGTCGGCGCAGCTAAGCGGCAGGATTGATTTCCCCAGCAAAACACCGCTATTTTTAGGTGCAGAAATCACTTATAATCATTGGAATTATTACAATACCAGTAAAATTTTTGTAGAAAACCCATCGCTCACTTATATAGACCAGGCTGACCGTAAAATAGATATTAAATTTGGCATGCCATTGAATAGAAACGCTAGAATTATTTTAAATACCGCATTCATCAATAATAGTGATAATTACAGTCCAACGCAAACCTTTGTAGTTGGCGATTTGTTAGATCGTACTGTGTTTAATGGCTTTAGAGCAAATTTAAGCTTCGAAAAAAACTCGCTTAACCGAAAACAGTATGCCACTGCTGGGCAAAATATTTTATTAAGCATAAACTATACTACTGGAAGTGAAAATTACTCGCCAGGCAACATACAGGTTAACAGCTTAGGTCCGCAAATGGCACCAGCGTATAGTAAAAATTTGAGGCAATGGGTGCAAGCCAAATTTAGTTACGAGAACTATTTCTTAAAAGCTAAAAAATATACGCTAGGTTACTTGGCAGAAGTAGTGGCTTCTAACCAACCGCTCTACAGTAATTATTATTCAACACTGATAGCCGCTCCTGCATTTTATCCGTTGCAAGATAGCCGCTCTAATTTCTTAGAAAACTTTAGGGCTTATAACTATGCTGCCGGCGGAATAAAAAATATCTTCAATATTCAAAGAAAACTTGATTTTCGTGTAGAAGGTTATGTATTTTTACCTTATCAAGAATTTAAAAAAATTGGTTTACAAGGTGTAGGCTTTGAAAAAACTTTAAGCACTTGGCGCTACGCTGGCACAGCTGGTTTAGTTTATCAATCGCCTTTGGGGCCAATTAGTTTGAGTTACAATTTATACGATGAGGCAAAGAGAAAACATGGGGCACTTTTGCACATTGGGTATTTAATTTACAATAAGAGATCTTTAGAATAA
- a CDS encoding BamA/TamA family outer membrane protein, whose protein sequence is MKAYKNYNKQNIQLLAILLFILVFVAGCASTKYIEDYQAIVKKVKIDSIGKEYEEAAYTYVQKDIKPIEGLGINVGIYNVFNTKDGKYRKTNIKPLGSPPPILDSTLVEISRSQIEKFLKSKGFFNATVKSEIFVKKKKAKLIFTAKTGEPFMVNELTNDIADETVKSLYLSAKGSFSRLRVGMQYDEDSLSYEREEIYKLLRQNGYYDFVRPYVKFSPDSNQNNNKVKVKLIIDNPIDSTADRHKVYTIGEMNIIVAPSTEGFTDSITLNKRIFNRIRFTDLSGKFRRNPITRYNFIRPGEKYNIDNEQLTYDRLYELNIFKNVKIDYLKNKDTASVIDPVILLTPQKRMSNRIEGEIPFNNATVGFTLSNTYTNNNFLKGGEKFQFQVKGGLQSRFIDGKSIFSDIYQRDFSVGASLTVPRLMVPFINIPVMGKNGIPYTTFSTSYLYALQKDITIRRVFINSVTYDWVETKSKLHSFTPLNFEYRFGSVLLDLNNQDVINNLYSILLLGRKDVTLGMKYAYSLNADKLLQNKSFIYFRGSIDIAGNLLQGVSTLLGNKSNPENNEFGKVLGLPYNQYVRPEIDVRWYKNLGEESQLITRLNAGIGYAYGNSTDIPFEKLFFAGGSSGVRAWQARTLGPGNYNRAEAFTTTEARAATFGIDQLGQMKIEANLEYRFSLARKFFGGKLNGATFLDAGNIWNISPNEAQKGSHFKLDRLGQQIALGTGLGFRYDVQFFVFRFDVGLKLKDPQFVGGEQWVISKFINGGKAFKADYYTTHSPDRYRFVQYNFGIGMPF, encoded by the coding sequence TTGAAAGCATATAAAAACTACAATAAGCAAAACATTCAACTTCTTGCAATATTACTATTTATTCTTGTTTTTGTAGCAGGGTGCGCCTCAACAAAATATATTGAAGATTACCAAGCCATTGTAAAAAAGGTAAAAATAGATAGCATTGGAAAAGAGTACGAAGAGGCTGCTTATACTTACGTGCAAAAAGATATTAAACCTATCGAAGGTTTGGGTATTAATGTAGGTATTTATAATGTTTTTAATACTAAAGATGGTAAATACCGTAAAACTAATATCAAGCCACTAGGCAGTCCGCCGCCTATATTAGATAGCACATTGGTAGAAATATCTCGAAGCCAGATAGAGAAATTTCTAAAAAGTAAGGGTTTTTTTAATGCTACGGTTAAATCAGAAATTTTTGTAAAAAAGAAAAAAGCAAAGCTGATATTTACCGCCAAAACCGGCGAACCTTTTATGGTAAATGAGCTTACCAATGATATTGCAGATGAAACGGTTAAATCATTGTATTTAAGCGCTAAAGGTAGTTTTTCGCGGTTGCGTGTTGGTATGCAGTACGATGAGGACTCTCTATCTTACGAACGTGAAGAAATATACAAGCTGTTACGCCAAAACGGATACTATGATTTTGTTAGGCCTTATGTAAAATTCAGTCCAGATTCTAACCAAAACAATAACAAGGTAAAAGTAAAACTGATTATCGATAATCCAATTGATAGTACGGCCGACAGGCATAAGGTATACACCATAGGCGAAATGAATATCATTGTGGCACCAAGCACCGAAGGATTTACCGACTCGATTACTTTGAACAAGCGAATTTTTAATCGCATACGGTTTACAGATTTATCCGGAAAATTTAGACGAAATCCGATTACTCGTTATAATTTCATTAGGCCTGGCGAAAAGTATAATATAGATAACGAGCAGCTAACCTACGATAGGCTTTACGAGCTAAATATTTTCAAGAACGTAAAAATCGACTACTTGAAAAATAAAGATACAGCTAGTGTTATTGATCCGGTAATTTTGCTTACGCCTCAAAAAAGAATGAGCAATAGGATTGAGGGAGAAATACCCTTTAACAATGCTACAGTGGGTTTTACATTGAGTAATACTTACACCAATAACAACTTTTTAAAGGGCGGAGAAAAATTTCAATTTCAGGTTAAGGGCGGTTTACAATCTAGGTTTATAGATGGCAAGTCTATTTTTTCTGATATTTATCAGCGAGATTTTTCTGTGGGAGCAAGTTTAACCGTACCAAGGCTAATGGTTCCCTTTATAAATATTCCGGTAATGGGTAAAAATGGTATACCCTACACCACGTTCTCTACCAGTTACCTTTATGCTTTGCAAAAAGATATTACCATTAGAAGGGTATTTATCAATTCTGTAACCTATGATTGGGTAGAAACCAAGTCTAAATTGCATTCATTCACTCCTTTAAATTTCGAGTACCGTTTTGGTAGCGTGCTTCTCGACCTCAATAATCAAGATGTCATAAATAACCTTTATAGTATTTTGTTGTTGGGCCGTAAGGATGTTACATTGGGTATGAAATATGCATATTCGCTAAATGCAGACAAGTTGTTGCAAAATAAAAGTTTCATTTATTTTAGGGGCAGTATTGATATTGCCGGGAACTTGTTGCAAGGAGTTTCTACATTGTTGGGGAACAAGAGCAATCCAGAAAATAATGAATTTGGTAAGGTGTTGGGGCTACCCTACAATCAATATGTACGCCCAGAAATAGATGTAAGGTGGTATAAAAATTTAGGAGAAGAATCGCAATTGATAACCAGATTGAATGCTGGTATTGGTTATGCTTATGGCAACTCAACCGATATACCTTTCGAGAAGCTGTTTTTTGCTGGAGGATCAAGCGGGGTAAGAGCTTGGCAAGCTAGAACTTTGGGGCCCGGAAATTATAACAGGGCCGAAGCATTTACAACAACAGAAGCTAGGGCTGCAACCTTTGGTATAGATCAATTGGGGCAAATGAAGATAGAGGCTAATTTAGAATATCGATTTTCGTTGGCACGAAAGTTCTTTGGTGGCAAATTGAATGGAGCAACTTTTTTAGATGCAGGTAATATCTGGAATATTTCTCCAAATGAAGCCCAAAAGGGATCGCATTTTAAATTGGATAGGCTTGGACAGCAAATTGCCTTAGGTACAGGTTTAGGTTTCAGGTACGATGTGCAGTTTTTTGTTTTTAGGTTCGATGTAGGCTTGAAACTGAAAGATCCGCAGTTTGTAGGTGGAGAACAGTGGGTTATCAGCAAATTTATTAATGGAGGGAAAGCCTTTAAAGCAGATTACTATACTACGCACAGTCCTGATAGGTACCGCTTTGTACAATATAATTTTGGTATCGGGATGCCTTTTTAA
- a CDS encoding TrmH family RNA methyltransferase: protein MLSKSQISFIKSLHQKKYRKENGIFIIEGIKSIVEFLKSDYQLHSIYYTPKISATLPKVSANINLFEVTEAELQKISTLQTPQSILALVHIPIKKDIDINLLKNQFSLVLDDVQDPGNFGTIIRTADWFGIKNVICSENTVEAYNPKTVQSTMGSLCRVNVQYTSLNGFLAKAKLPIYGALLNGANIYQTQWGNEGLILLGNEGHGISKELIEKINFPVTIPRFGEAESLNVAVSAAIFCSEVCRG, encoded by the coding sequence ATGCTTTCAAAATCTCAGATCAGTTTTATTAAATCGCTTCATCAAAAAAAGTACCGTAAAGAAAACGGAATTTTTATTATTGAAGGTATAAAATCTATTGTAGAATTTTTAAAATCTGATTATCAACTACATAGCATTTACTACACTCCAAAAATATCGGCAACTTTACCTAAAGTTAGTGCAAATATAAACTTATTTGAAGTAACAGAAGCTGAGTTACAAAAGATTAGCACGCTGCAAACGCCACAAAGCATCCTTGCTTTAGTACACATTCCAATTAAAAAAGATATTGATATTAATTTATTAAAGAACCAGTTTTCTTTAGTGCTTGATGATGTACAAGATCCGGGTAATTTTGGTACCATCATTAGAACTGCGGATTGGTTTGGCATTAAAAACGTCATCTGTTCTGAAAACACGGTAGAAGCCTACAATCCTAAAACAGTTCAATCAACCATGGGCTCGTTATGTAGGGTAAACGTTCAGTACACCTCGTTAAATGGCTTTTTAGCAAAGGCAAAGCTTCCAATTTATGGCGCATTGCTAAATGGAGCAAACATTTACCAAACGCAATGGGGTAATGAAGGCTTAATTTTACTAGGCAACGAAGGCCACGGTATTAGCAAAGAACTAATAGAGAAAATCAATTTCCCGGTTACCATACCTCGTTTTGGAGAAGCAGAATCGCTTAATGTAGCCGTATCTGCAGCTATTTTTTGTAGTGAAGTTTGTAGGGGTTAG
- a CDS encoding spore protein: MAVTRLKRKDRYNKTVSRLEVKNLKLATNLELGSRSQQSTKDQLAKNNAVLAALAK; encoded by the coding sequence ATGGCAGTTACCAGATTAAAAAGAAAAGACAGATACAATAAAACTGTTTCTCGTTTAGAAGTAAAAAATTTGAAATTGGCGACTAACTTAGAATTAGGTAGCCGTTCTCAGCAATCTACAAAAGATCAATTAGCAAAAAACAATGCTGTTTTAGCTGCTTTAGCTAAATAA
- a CDS encoding SRPBCC family protein, producing MKKDSILVERTFNVPASKVWSALTDISDMKQWYFDIEKFEPKVGFKFDFMGGPNEDTQYLHLCEVTEVIENEKLAYTWRYDNYPGNSLVCWQLIDRGEKTIVRLTHTDIPSLAEGSPDFSKENFSEGWNYILHTSLKEYLENDES from the coding sequence ATGAAAAAAGACAGCATCTTAGTTGAAAGAACCTTTAACGTTCCAGCCAGTAAAGTATGGAGCGCTTTAACCGATATCAGCGATATGAAACAATGGTACTTTGATATTGAAAAATTTGAACCTAAAGTTGGTTTTAAGTTCGATTTTATGGGAGGGCCAAATGAAGATACGCAGTATTTACATTTATGCGAAGTAACAGAAGTTATAGAAAATGAAAAACTAGCGTATACTTGGCGTTATGACAATTACCCAGGAAACTCCTTAGTTTGTTGGCAACTAATAGACCGAGGAGAAAAAACCATTGTAAGATTGACACATACAGACATACCTTCGCTAGCCGAAGGTAGCCCAGATTTTAGCAAAGAAAACTTTAGCGAAGGCTGGAACTACATTTTACATACCAGCCTAAAAGAATATTTAGAGAACGATGAAAGCTAA
- a CDS encoding quinone-dependent dihydroorotate dehydrogenase encodes MYRLVKPIFFKFDPENVHHFVVKRLKWFNDVFPFGKSVLRGSYDVSFKGLEREVFGLKFKNPVGLAAGFDKNGEYVEALSNLGFGFIEVGTVTPLPQPGNDKPRMFRLPEDAALINRMGFNNKGVDTMAERLRLLKDRHPEIIVGGNIGKNKNTPNEDAVYDYIKCFDRLFDVVDYFVVNVSSPNTPGLRALQEKEPLMELLNTLQKRNCKNDISRPILLKIAPDLTDEQLDDIIEIVKQTGIAGVIATNTTIGRNDLGSPEKLKGEMGGLSGKPLTQRSTEVIRYLSEKSGRAFPIIGVGGIHSAKDAKEKLDAGAALVQLYTGFIYEGPGLIKRICQALV; translated from the coding sequence ATGTATCGTTTGGTAAAGCCCATATTTTTCAAGTTCGACCCAGAAAATGTCCATCATTTTGTGGTTAAACGTCTTAAATGGTTCAATGATGTTTTCCCCTTTGGGAAATCTGTTTTGAGAGGCAGTTATGATGTTAGCTTTAAAGGTTTAGAGCGTGAGGTTTTTGGACTGAAGTTTAAAAATCCGGTGGGTTTAGCCGCTGGGTTCGATAAAAATGGAGAGTATGTAGAAGCGCTAAGCAATTTAGGCTTCGGTTTTATTGAAGTAGGTACGGTTACGCCATTACCACAACCTGGTAACGATAAACCTAGAATGTTTCGTTTGCCAGAAGATGCCGCATTGATAAACCGAATGGGTTTTAACAACAAAGGTGTAGATACTATGGCCGAGCGTTTGCGATTGCTAAAAGACAGACATCCTGAGATTATAGTAGGCGGAAATATTGGCAAGAACAAGAATACACCCAACGAAGATGCGGTTTACGATTACATTAAATGTTTTGATAGGCTGTTTGATGTGGTAGATTACTTTGTGGTTAACGTGAGTTCGCCAAATACGCCGGGTTTACGAGCTTTACAAGAAAAGGAACCTTTAATGGAGCTTTTAAATACGCTGCAAAAGCGTAATTGTAAAAACGATATATCGAGGCCAATTCTACTTAAAATTGCGCCAGATTTAACAGATGAACAGTTAGATGATATTATTGAAATTGTAAAACAAACGGGCATTGCCGGTGTAATTGCTACCAACACTACCATTGGCAGAAATGACTTGGGCTCGCCAGAGAAATTGAAAGGGGAAATGGGTGGTTTAAGTGGTAAGCCCTTAACCCAACGTTCTACCGAAGTGATCCGCTACTTGTCTGAAAAGTCGGGTAGGGCATTTCCTATAATTGGCGTAGGTGGTATTCACTCCGCCAAAGATGCGAAAGAGAAATTAGATGCCGGAGCTGCTTTAGTGCAATTGTATACTGGTTTTATTTACGAAGGCCCTGGTTTAATTAAGCGTATTTGTCAAGCTTTGGTTTAG
- a CDS encoding tyrosine-type recombinase/integrase — MFKAKTITHKGQSRIAVYFENKPELTARFKQLQGAKWSATLKVWHLPATAAYLKQFKIITEAVNIHQKKETIPIKPELAQFIDWLKSRRYSNSTVKTYTEALRIFLSFFGEKKTEEITNTDLIYFNNQYILKNELSASYQNQMVNAIKLFFSIVQQKQLDISKIHRPKRAKTLPNVLSKEEVKAILTAHNNMKHQTMLSLIYACGLRRSELLNLLPIHIDSNRGLLLIKQAKGKKDRVAPISEKIVNLLRAYYKAYQPKKWLFEGQLAGQKYSEKSLENVLKQALKKAKINKPVSLHWLRHSYATHLLESGTDLRFIQELLGHSSSRTTEIYTHVSTKSLKNIKSPFDDL, encoded by the coding sequence ATGTTTAAAGCTAAAACAATTACCCATAAAGGGCAAAGTCGCATTGCGGTTTATTTTGAGAACAAGCCCGAGCTTACTGCTCGTTTTAAACAATTACAAGGTGCTAAATGGAGCGCCACACTAAAAGTTTGGCATTTACCAGCCACAGCGGCTTATCTTAAACAATTTAAAATTATAACTGAGGCAGTTAACATTCATCAAAAAAAAGAAACAATACCTATTAAGCCCGAGTTGGCGCAATTTATAGATTGGCTAAAGAGCAGGAGATATAGTAACAGCACCGTAAAAACCTACACAGAAGCACTTCGTATCTTTCTATCTTTCTTTGGCGAAAAAAAAACGGAAGAAATTACCAACACAGATTTGATCTATTTTAACAACCAATACATCTTAAAAAATGAACTTTCGGCCTCATACCAAAACCAGATGGTAAATGCCATTAAACTATTTTTTAGTATTGTACAACAAAAGCAACTAGACATTAGCAAAATACACCGACCAAAAAGAGCTAAAACATTGCCTAATGTTTTAAGCAAAGAAGAAGTTAAAGCCATTTTAACGGCTCACAATAATATGAAGCACCAAACCATGCTTAGCCTGATATACGCTTGTGGTTTACGCCGAAGCGAACTTCTAAACCTTTTGCCAATACATATAGATAGCAACCGAGGTTTGTTGTTAATTAAGCAAGCCAAAGGTAAAAAAGACAGGGTTGCCCCTATTTCTGAAAAAATAGTGAATTTGCTAAGGGCATACTATAAAGCTTACCAACCCAAAAAATGGCTGTTTGAAGGTCAGCTTGCAGGCCAAAAATATAGTGAGAAAAGTTTAGAGAATGTTTTAAAACAAGCTCTAAAAAAAGCGAAAATTAACAAACCAGTTAGTTTGCACTGGTTAAGGCATAGTTACGCTACTCATTTATTAGAGAGTGGAACAGATTTACGTTTTATACAAGAGCTATTAGGGCATAGCAGCAGCAGAACCACTGAAATTTATACACATGTAAGCACTAAGAGCCTAAAGAATATTAAAAGCCCCTTTGATGATTTGTAA